In Halogeometricum borinquense DSM 11551, a single genomic region encodes these proteins:
- a CDS encoding 3-hydroxyacyl-CoA dehydrogenase/enoyl-CoA hydratase family protein → MTDTNIGQVSVLGAGNMGHGITEVAAIAGYDVTMRDVEEDLVADGYEDIKWSLEKLAEKDHLDESVDEVLGRIDTAVELEPAVADADLVIEAAPERMDLKKDIFGDLDAFAPDDALLASNTSSLSITEMATATSRPEDVVGMHFFNPPVKMNLVEVIYGEETSDETAEAAYEFVESLDKTPIYVRKDVHGFVVNTVLGPFIDEPAWMVSNEEATIREADAAMVHRRGYPMGPFELVDLSGIDVGYHVRTEAGRPIPPIMKEKVEADELGRKTGRGYYDYENGDGVDYEPSDGENFDTLRVEARMVNEAARLVGDDVATPEEIDTGVRLGLGFPEGICRRGDEIGLDVVLDKLRSLHEKTEQDRFEPDDYLVELVEQGRTGEDAGAGFHDYGSDGDAGPGEYRLLNYELSENGLLEVELDRPERMNALSMSLLGEIDALLSSVNSDDVRCVTFEGAGDRAFSAGADIGGFADLTPTDAMDVTPAFETVNDFERPTIAKIDGYCLGAGLELALACDLRVATANAKFGSPEIGLGLIPGGGGTQRLLRVLGETRAKELVFRGNRIDAERAEEWGLINRAVPAKEFDDTVSDFVDDIVEGPPIGLKVAKKVLNQGADASLEAALTMESQGFGLLMGTEDVREGTTAFRDDRDPEFRGE, encoded by the coding sequence ATGACAGATACTAACATCGGTCAGGTGTCCGTACTCGGAGCGGGAAACATGGGTCACGGAATCACGGAAGTCGCCGCTATCGCCGGATACGACGTCACGATGCGCGACGTCGAGGAGGATCTCGTCGCGGACGGATACGAAGATATCAAATGGAGTTTGGAGAAACTGGCTGAAAAGGACCATCTCGACGAGTCCGTCGATGAGGTTCTCGGCCGTATCGACACTGCGGTCGAACTGGAACCCGCAGTCGCCGACGCCGACCTCGTCATCGAGGCCGCCCCGGAGCGGATGGACCTCAAGAAGGACATCTTCGGTGATCTCGACGCGTTTGCGCCGGACGACGCACTGCTCGCGTCGAACACGTCCAGCCTCAGCATCACGGAAATGGCAACCGCGACCTCCCGACCCGAGGACGTGGTGGGGATGCACTTTTTCAACCCGCCGGTGAAGATGAACTTGGTCGAAGTTATTTACGGCGAGGAAACTAGCGACGAAACCGCCGAGGCCGCCTACGAGTTCGTCGAATCGCTCGACAAAACGCCGATTTACGTCCGGAAGGACGTCCACGGATTCGTCGTCAACACGGTTCTCGGGCCGTTCATCGACGAACCCGCGTGGATGGTCTCGAACGAGGAGGCGACGATACGCGAGGCAGACGCTGCTATGGTACATCGACGCGGCTACCCGATGGGGCCGTTCGAACTCGTAGACCTCTCTGGTATCGACGTGGGGTATCACGTCCGAACGGAGGCTGGGCGGCCGATACCGCCGATCATGAAGGAGAAGGTTGAAGCCGACGAACTCGGCCGTAAGACGGGTCGAGGGTACTACGACTACGAAAACGGCGATGGAGTCGATTACGAACCCAGTGACGGCGAGAACTTCGACACGCTGCGCGTGGAGGCTCGAATGGTCAACGAGGCCGCACGACTAGTCGGTGACGACGTGGCGACGCCCGAGGAGATAGATACCGGGGTCCGCCTCGGCCTCGGCTTCCCGGAGGGTATCTGCAGGCGCGGTGACGAAATCGGACTCGATGTCGTTCTCGATAAACTCCGGAGCCTCCACGAGAAGACAGAGCAGGACCGGTTCGAACCTGACGACTACCTCGTCGAACTCGTTGAGCAGGGTCGGACAGGCGAGGACGCAGGTGCGGGGTTCCATGACTACGGTTCTGACGGCGATGCGGGACCGGGCGAGTACCGACTGTTGAACTATGAGTTGTCCGAGAACGGACTGCTCGAAGTGGAACTCGACCGCCCGGAGCGCATGAACGCCCTCTCGATGAGCCTCCTCGGCGAAATCGATGCACTGCTGTCGTCGGTGAACTCCGACGATGTTCGGTGCGTTACGTTCGAAGGTGCAGGCGACCGCGCCTTCAGTGCCGGGGCAGATATTGGCGGCTTCGCGGATCTCACCCCGACCGACGCCATGGACGTGACACCGGCGTTCGAGACCGTCAACGACTTCGAGCGGCCCACTATCGCCAAGATAGACGGCTACTGCCTCGGCGCGGGGCTGGAACTGGCACTCGCCTGCGACCTCAGAGTGGCGACCGCAAACGCGAAGTTCGGATCACCCGAAATCGGGCTCGGTCTGATTCCGGGCGGAGGCGGTACACAGCGACTCCTCCGAGTGCTGGGGGAGACGCGGGCCAAGGAACTGGTGTTCCGGGGGAACCGCATTGACGCCGAGCGCGCCGAGGAGTGGGGGCTGATCAACCGTGCTGTCCCGGCCAAGGAGTTCGACGACACTGTCTCTGATTTCGTGGACGACATCGTCGAAGGGCCGCCCATCGGTCTGAAAGTGGCAAAGAAGGTTCTGAACCAGGGGGCCGACGCGAGCCTCGAAGCGGCGCTGACGATGGAGAGTCAGGGCTTCGGCCTGCTCATGGGAACCGAAGATGTGCGCGAGGGAACCACCGCGTTCCGCGATGACCGCGACCCCGAATTCCGCGGTGAATAA
- a CDS encoding helix-turn-helix transcriptional regulator, whose amino-acid sequence MNFRALQNTHLVAAVLFVASVLVLAMQLITPSPIMVSMGDSSAQATQLGEYFTYSDVAVVVVAAVLCGASGTYLVLHDRAQQLVQPKHDRPDARSQPAVNGGVEPSNGVSDSDSGTWESHHERWEATAERLQNNEEVVYTALIEADGELPQRKLVEETDLSKATVSRTLDKLEHRELVERERVGIGNTVRLQ is encoded by the coding sequence ATGAATTTCCGCGCCCTCCAGAACACACACCTCGTGGCGGCGGTACTATTCGTTGCCTCCGTCCTCGTCCTTGCTATGCAGCTAATCACTCCCTCTCCGATCATGGTCTCGATGGGTGACAGTAGCGCACAGGCGACTCAGCTCGGTGAATACTTCACGTATAGTGACGTTGCCGTCGTCGTTGTCGCGGCCGTTTTGTGTGGTGCCAGTGGAACGTACCTCGTTCTCCACGACCGCGCCCAGCAACTTGTCCAGCCGAAACACGACCGCCCTGACGCACGCTCGCAACCGGCAGTAAACGGCGGCGTCGAACCGAGCAATGGCGTGTCAGATTCGGATTCAGGTACTTGGGAGTCGCACCACGAGCGGTGGGAAGCGACGGCTGAACGCCTACAGAATAACGAAGAAGTCGTTTACACAGCACTCATTGAGGCCGATGGCGAACTCCCACAACGAAAGCTCGTTGAGGAGACTGATCTCTCGAAGGCAACTGTCAGTCGGACGCTCGACAAACTCGAACACCGGGAACTCGTCGAGCGCGAACGGGTCGGTATCGGGAATACGGTTCGACTCCAGTAA
- a CDS encoding MFS transporter, with amino-acid sequence MAHVNQSEGGVRYRWVVLLVAFLVHMTSVTLVWQALSPLKKQMAVDLGVPWQDIAVVYAAISFGLVFTQLPGGALGDKYSVRYAVGLGAVLTGVATAVRFAFPTLTGQIAVSLLATVGIGIVNPNLIKVVTEWFPSSQLGLGQGVLMTGNTLGIGLALSLSAGFLLTTIGSWQNVFALYGGITAVVGIFWLLFVRSPRKDERPTNVETGLPFTSSEGVPFRDSLPAVLRSPSTPWAISFAALAYWSVFGSLAVLPEYADAHAFAVPEYVLGVSPFAGTAGALLLPLLSDRYTRRLGLNLGIVGLAAGIILTGVAPSFPVFILAMLVSGSSGGGLAAMFYILPGELADIDPNHVGTMSGVLLSLAQLGAVVGSIIGAQALSSYGVEVSVIVVAGPCLLGLLMIPRLHLDGRGEDQPTATAVGTDD; translated from the coding sequence ATGGCACATGTGAACCAGTCCGAGGGGGGTGTCCGCTATCGATGGGTTGTGCTCCTCGTTGCGTTCCTCGTACACATGACCAGTGTCACGCTCGTCTGGCAGGCCCTGTCTCCACTTAAGAAGCAAATGGCGGTGGATCTTGGAGTCCCCTGGCAGGACATTGCCGTCGTCTACGCCGCGATCAGCTTCGGCCTTGTTTTCACGCAGTTGCCGGGCGGCGCACTTGGTGATAAGTATTCCGTCCGGTACGCCGTCGGTCTCGGTGCCGTGTTGACAGGCGTCGCCACTGCCGTCCGGTTCGCGTTCCCGACTCTCACTGGTCAGATCGCGGTCAGTCTCCTAGCCACCGTCGGTATCGGCATCGTCAACCCGAACCTCATCAAAGTCGTCACCGAATGGTTCCCCTCTAGTCAGTTGGGTCTCGGTCAGGGGGTGCTTATGACCGGTAACACCCTCGGGATCGGTCTCGCACTCTCGCTGTCGGCGGGATTCCTTCTGACCACGATCGGAAGCTGGCAGAACGTGTTCGCACTCTACGGCGGTATCACGGCCGTGGTCGGCATCTTCTGGCTTCTGTTCGTCCGTTCGCCTCGCAAGGACGAGCGGCCGACGAACGTCGAGACAGGATTGCCGTTCACTTCGAGTGAGGGGGTTCCGTTTCGAGACTCGCTCCCGGCGGTACTGCGGTCGCCCTCGACGCCGTGGGCGATTTCTTTCGCTGCGCTCGCGTACTGGTCCGTGTTCGGGTCGCTTGCGGTCCTCCCTGAGTACGCCGACGCCCATGCATTCGCCGTCCCGGAATACGTACTGGGGGTGTCGCCGTTCGCCGGCACGGCGGGTGCGCTCTTGCTTCCCTTGCTGTCGGACCGATATACCCGAAGGCTCGGGCTGAATCTCGGCATCGTCGGCCTCGCGGCCGGAATCATCCTCACCGGGGTCGCACCGTCATTTCCGGTCTTCATTCTCGCGATGCTCGTCTCGGGGTCCTCCGGTGGCGGACTGGCGGCGATGTTCTACATCCTCCCGGGCGAACTCGCGGATATCGACCCTAATCACGTCGGCACTATGTCTGGCGTTCTCCTCTCGCTGGCGCAACTCGGAGCGGTCGTGGGTAGTATCATCGGCGCACAGGCGCTCTCGTCGTACGGGGTTGAGGTGTCCGTGATCGTGGTGGCCGGACCGTGTCTCCTCGGCTTGCTGATGATCCCGCGGCTCCACCTTGACGGGCGCGGGGAGGACCAACCGACGGCCACCGCGGTCGGTACCGACGACTGA
- a CDS encoding SCP2 sterol-binding domain-containing protein encodes MTVRLPSEPEAYIEEYKQTINASKEYSDTGEGWGVGFNGDFLFELQPDETYEGDPIHFFVGLEDGDCTESYVVDDPDKEDWGFAYRGEYEDWKQLMQGDIDPVEGMMDGTFDLDGDMQKVMQYSQAAVTMTECAGEVDVEFDY; translated from the coding sequence GTGACAGTACGACTACCGAGCGAGCCGGAAGCATACATTGAGGAGTACAAACAGACGATCAACGCCTCCAAAGAGTACTCGGACACCGGCGAAGGGTGGGGAGTCGGATTCAACGGGGACTTTCTCTTCGAACTCCAACCGGACGAGACCTACGAGGGCGATCCAATACACTTCTTCGTTGGTCTTGAGGACGGAGACTGCACCGAGTCGTACGTCGTGGACGACCCTGATAAAGAGGACTGGGGATTCGCATACCGTGGCGAGTACGAGGACTGGAAACAACTCATGCAGGGCGATATCGACCCGGTTGAGGGAATGATGGACGGCACGTTCGATCTCGACGGAGACATGCAGAAGGTGATGCAGTACAGTCAGGCCGCGGTCACGATGACGGAATGTGCGGGCGAGGTTGACGTCGAGTTCGATTACTGA
- a CDS encoding zinc-dependent alcohol dehydrogenase family protein, giving the protein MDAVVFQGVDEPLELRSVDRPDCDANGVVVETEACGICRSDWHAWQGDWEWLGIIPQPGLIFGHEPVGRIVEVGENVTRFSEGEMVTNPFNLSDGTCPYCRAGRGNICESSIPMGFVHFQKGAFAEEYSVRNADQNLIKVPEDVPAREIAGLGCRFATAFHGVSQRVDIKAGDWVAVHGCGGVGLSAVHTATALGGNVIAIDIVEEKLEFARDLGAVETINSTEVDDIPQAVKSITDGGRGVSVSVEALGISQTIKDSVNCLAPGGQHLQVGLTTSEEGGEVSLPIDFMVQDEREFYGTYGMPPHEYDDIFRMMSSGKIDPGKIVSETCSLGDIPSVMERLGEYDTMGIPVCTEF; this is encoded by the coding sequence ATGGATGCAGTCGTGTTCCAGGGTGTGGACGAACCACTCGAACTCAGATCAGTCGACCGACCGGATTGCGATGCCAACGGAGTAGTCGTCGAGACAGAAGCCTGCGGAATCTGTCGAAGCGATTGGCACGCGTGGCAAGGAGACTGGGAATGGCTCGGCATTATTCCACAACCAGGACTGATCTTCGGCCACGAGCCGGTCGGCAGGATCGTCGAGGTGGGAGAGAACGTCACCCGTTTCAGCGAGGGAGAGATGGTGACGAACCCATTCAACTTGAGCGACGGGACTTGTCCGTACTGCCGTGCGGGCCGGGGCAACATCTGCGAGTCGTCGATCCCGATGGGATTCGTCCACTTCCAAAAGGGCGCTTTCGCGGAGGAGTATTCGGTCCGGAACGCCGACCAGAACCTCATCAAGGTCCCCGAAGACGTTCCGGCCCGCGAAATCGCAGGCCTCGGCTGCCGGTTCGCCACCGCGTTCCATGGCGTCAGTCAGCGCGTCGATATCAAGGCGGGCGACTGGGTCGCGGTGCATGGGTGTGGTGGTGTCGGTCTCTCTGCAGTCCACACTGCGACCGCTCTCGGCGGGAACGTCATTGCGATCGACATCGTCGAGGAAAAACTGGAGTTCGCGCGGGACCTCGGGGCCGTCGAGACAATTAATTCCACGGAGGTGGACGACATCCCACAGGCGGTGAAATCAATCACAGACGGGGGCCGTGGCGTCAGCGTCTCCGTCGAGGCGCTCGGCATCTCACAGACGATCAAGGACTCCGTGAACTGTCTTGCCCCCGGCGGACAGCACCTCCAGGTCGGACTGACCACCTCCGAGGAGGGCGGCGAGGTCTCGCTACCGATTGACTTCATGGTGCAGGACGAGCGCGAGTTCTACGGCACCTACGGGATGCCACCCCACGAGTATGACGACATCTTCCGTATGATGTCGAGCGGGAAGATCGACCCTGGGAAGATCGTCTCAGAAACCTGTTCGTTGGGGGACATTCCGAGCGTGATGGAGCGGCTGGGCGAGTACGACACGATGGGAATCCCCGTCTGCACCGAATTCTAA
- a CDS encoding alkyl sulfatase dimerization domain-containing protein, giving the protein MSQKSENAVGIFDIKNFDSGIDITEVAEDTYQCTSFANVTAFDTAKGLVLVDTGLSKLSQQLATALREHTDSPVHTAIYTHGHTDHAFGLDEFLIEGQEPPNVIAHEAMAGRFDRYARTEEYNKIINGRQLSADPAAAEYHSLWEDDMFCWPNYPPTTWYSDDITITVGDTTFEIHHARGETDDHTWLYCPDRDVLCSGDLVTAAAPNAGNPQKVQRYPWDWADALREMAALNAGTLLPGHGEPIVNDPEKTEHRLLRYAEYLDTIVDQTIERLNDGAPPHVDIVREIDLPDPEESWLQSEYDCGEFIARNVIRYYGGWWTGRPSELKPAGRGAVAEEIADLAGDAETLAERAEALIDEGDERLACHLADYALEADPENEAVQTAVANVYEARAEATEDMMSANIFASSVKYANEGRPFR; this is encoded by the coding sequence ATGTCGCAGAAATCCGAGAACGCGGTCGGTATTTTCGACATCAAGAACTTCGACAGCGGGATCGACATCACCGAGGTAGCTGAGGACACTTATCAGTGTACGTCGTTCGCAAACGTGACGGCATTCGATACGGCAAAGGGACTGGTACTGGTCGATACCGGGCTTTCCAAACTCTCACAACAACTGGCGACGGCACTCAGAGAACACACTGATTCGCCGGTCCACACGGCGATCTACACCCACGGCCACACCGACCACGCCTTTGGTCTTGATGAGTTCCTTATCGAGGGACAAGAGCCTCCGAACGTGATCGCGCACGAAGCGATGGCCGGACGGTTCGACCGCTACGCGCGGACAGAGGAGTACAACAAGATCATCAATGGACGTCAGCTCTCCGCCGACCCGGCGGCCGCGGAGTATCACAGCCTCTGGGAGGACGACATGTTCTGCTGGCCGAACTACCCACCAACAACGTGGTACAGCGACGACATCACGATCACGGTCGGCGACACCACCTTCGAGATCCACCACGCCCGCGGTGAGACCGACGACCACACGTGGCTCTACTGTCCCGACCGAGATGTACTGTGTTCCGGTGATCTCGTCACCGCAGCAGCGCCGAATGCGGGGAACCCCCAAAAAGTTCAGCGCTATCCGTGGGATTGGGCGGACGCACTCCGTGAGATGGCCGCCCTCAACGCCGGGACCCTTCTTCCGGGGCACGGCGAACCCATCGTCAACGACCCCGAGAAGACCGAACACCGGTTGCTCCGCTATGCGGAGTACCTCGACACCATCGTGGATCAGACCATCGAAAGACTCAACGACGGTGCCCCGCCGCATGTCGACATCGTCCGCGAGATCGATCTCCCCGACCCCGAGGAATCCTGGCTCCAGTCGGAGTACGACTGTGGCGAATTTATCGCGCGGAACGTCATCCGCTACTACGGCGGCTGGTGGACCGGTCGCCCAAGCGAACTCAAACCCGCCGGCCGCGGCGCCGTCGCCGAGGAGATCGCCGACCTCGCGGGCGACGCCGAAACGCTCGCTGAACGGGCGGAAGCTCTCATCGACGAAGGCGACGAACGCCTCGCCTGTCACCTCGCCGACTACGCGCTGGAGGCCGACCCCGAGAACGAGGCCGTCCAGACAGCCGTGGCGAATGTCTACGAAGCACGCGCAGAGGCGACAGAGGACATGATGTCAGCCAACATCTTCGCATCGTCAGTGAAGTACGCGAATGAGGGTCGTCCCTTCCGCTGA
- a CDS encoding aldehyde dehydrogenase family protein encodes MQDTYFDNTFDIDDAVLERHRTAAESALKRDEYGLLIGSKWVDSEGGGEGVAIDPTTGESLATFQVGTTADVDRAVKAARDAFEEAWGQHSPRQRGEKLDEIADRLEEKKAELAKIETLEAGKPNLHSRFVDIEILVEQFRHFAAVARTADTGRVVPTDDEKHVVTKREPYGVVGAISAWNFPAMFVSWKLGPALAAGNSVVFKPSSKAVLATLEIADICDTVLPTGTVNVVTGSGSVVGDAISQHDGIDKVTLTGSKAAGVATLEGAADTITPVSLELGGKSPNIVFPDADLEQAIEGTIVSIFFNSGQQCTAGSRLFLHEDIRDEFLDRLRERIDELVVGDPLSPQTDIGPMIDHEHAREVKGYISRAIEDGARSLVGDDSDETDAGEPASETAGAPFVQPTVLTDVDDSAEVACDEVFGPVLTVFEWSEREEVVKRANDTRFGLAAGVWTQDLETAHTVADELEAGTVWVNTYDDLLDPAPHGGFKESGLGRELAEEALDDYSRVKSVKMNFGEVLKIG; translated from the coding sequence ATGCAAGACACGTACTTCGACAACACATTCGACATCGACGACGCTGTACTCGAACGACACAGAACGGCCGCAGAGTCCGCACTCAAGCGCGACGAGTACGGGCTCCTGATCGGGAGTAAGTGGGTAGACTCCGAGGGCGGCGGGGAGGGTGTCGCTATCGATCCGACGACCGGGGAGTCGCTCGCAACCTTCCAAGTCGGAACCACCGCAGACGTTGACCGCGCCGTCAAGGCGGCGCGCGACGCTTTCGAGGAGGCCTGGGGACAACACTCCCCCAGACAACGCGGCGAGAAACTCGACGAGATCGCAGACCGACTCGAAGAAAAGAAAGCAGAGCTTGCAAAGATCGAGACGCTCGAAGCTGGCAAGCCGAACTTGCATTCGCGATTCGTCGACATCGAAATCCTCGTCGAACAGTTCCGCCACTTCGCCGCTGTTGCCCGTACAGCGGACACAGGACGGGTTGTTCCTACGGACGACGAGAAACACGTCGTGACGAAGCGGGAGCCATACGGCGTCGTTGGGGCGATATCGGCGTGGAATTTCCCCGCGATGTTCGTCTCTTGGAAACTGGGACCGGCACTCGCGGCGGGCAACTCGGTCGTGTTCAAACCGTCCTCGAAGGCAGTTCTCGCCACACTCGAGATCGCCGATATCTGTGACACTGTCCTTCCGACAGGGACGGTCAACGTTGTGACTGGCTCCGGCAGCGTCGTCGGAGACGCCATCTCTCAGCACGACGGTATCGACAAGGTCACCCTGACCGGGTCGAAAGCCGCGGGGGTAGCAACGTTGGAGGGAGCCGCGGACACGATCACCCCGGTATCGCTCGAACTGGGAGGCAAGAGCCCGAATATCGTCTTCCCAGACGCCGACCTCGAACAGGCGATTGAGGGCACAATCGTGAGCATCTTCTTCAACTCCGGCCAGCAGTGTACCGCCGGTTCGCGGCTGTTCCTCCACGAGGACATCAGAGACGAATTCCTCGACAGGCTGCGCGAACGGATCGACGAGTTGGTCGTCGGTGATCCGCTCTCACCACAGACCGACATCGGGCCGATGATCGACCACGAACACGCCCGGGAGGTGAAGGGGTATATCTCCCGGGCCATCGAAGACGGCGCGAGATCTCTCGTTGGCGACGACAGTGACGAGACCGACGCGGGCGAGCCAGCGAGCGAGACGGCGGGCGCACCTTTCGTGCAGCCTACCGTCCTCACCGATGTCGACGACTCTGCGGAAGTTGCGTGCGATGAGGTGTTCGGACCGGTACTCACCGTGTTCGAGTGGAGCGAGCGCGAGGAAGTCGTCAAACGCGCAAACGACACGCGCTTCGGACTCGCCGCGGGTGTCTGGACGCAGGATCTCGAAACCGCCCACACAGTCGCCGACGAACTCGAAGCAGGCACCGTCTGGGTCAACACGTACGACGACCTCCTTGATCCCGCACCCCACGGCGGTTTCAAAGAGAGCGGTCTCGGCCGTGAACTTGCCGAGGAGGCGCTGGACGACTACTCGCGCGTCAAATCGGTGAAAATGAACTTTGGTGAGGTGCTGAAGATCGGCTGA
- a CDS encoding helix-turn-helix domain-containing protein — translation MWCATIRLKHSDGWFQSLGDTCHAHDEVVPVMIHSAKLLRDGTAVMLYEFKGDADAIRAILSANKTATDHEVTKINGSVSAYIHFEPSSDTRRLLQLPEEYGYVVDSPILLHEDGGVEVTIIGPQENISAGFEQIPDSVHTTVGRVGTHNPGRKDSLSKLSDRQREVLRRAYELGYYRRPREATLDDVAAEFECSQANVQEILQRIENNLISDLFTASGDTETHPTQSIWK, via the coding sequence ATGTGGTGCGCAACCATCCGATTGAAGCACTCAGATGGATGGTTTCAATCACTGGGAGACACGTGTCATGCCCACGATGAAGTAGTGCCAGTCATGATACACTCCGCGAAACTCCTCCGTGACGGAACGGCCGTCATGCTGTACGAGTTCAAAGGTGACGCCGACGCGATTCGAGCGATCCTGTCTGCCAACAAGACCGCGACCGATCATGAGGTGACGAAGATCAACGGATCCGTCTCCGCGTACATCCACTTTGAGCCGTCGAGCGACACAAGGCGGCTACTCCAACTCCCGGAGGAGTACGGCTACGTCGTCGACAGTCCAATACTGCTGCACGAGGACGGAGGGGTAGAAGTTACGATCATCGGTCCTCAGGAGAACATCAGCGCTGGGTTCGAGCAAATCCCCGATTCCGTCCACACGACCGTCGGGCGGGTAGGAACCCACAACCCGGGCAGAAAGGACAGCCTCAGCAAACTGAGCGACCGCCAGCGAGAGGTGCTTCGGAGAGCCTACGAACTCGGGTACTACCGACGACCTCGGGAGGCCACCCTCGACGACGTTGCGGCGGAATTCGAGTGTAGTCAGGCGAACGTCCAGGAAATTCTCCAGCGGATCGAGAACAACCTGATTTCGGACCTATTCACGGCTTCCGGGGATACAGAAACTCACCCTACCCAGTCAATCTGGAAATGA
- a CDS encoding GtrA family protein, protein MKLLPQIDLGTLLSPKYFWRFLSVGALGAVIDNVTLAALVEFGLLGPVMGAVIAKEASITTMFLLNERWTFSGATAGRWWSILRRFICSNLVRAVGASVGIAVLAVLTQEFGLWYLFANVAGIGVGFVFNYIFESLLTWKVALGN, encoded by the coding sequence ATGAAACTGCTCCCACAGATTGATCTCGGGACATTACTGTCGCCCAAGTATTTCTGGCGGTTCCTCTCGGTAGGAGCGCTCGGGGCTGTTATCGACAACGTGACGCTCGCCGCCCTGGTCGAGTTCGGCCTGCTTGGACCAGTGATGGGCGCAGTCATAGCCAAGGAAGCATCGATCACGACGATGTTCCTGCTGAACGAACGGTGGACCTTCTCGGGGGCAACCGCCGGAAGGTGGTGGAGTATCCTCCGGCGGTTTATCTGCTCGAATCTGGTCCGTGCAGTCGGCGCTAGCGTTGGTATCGCAGTGCTTGCGGTTCTTACCCAGGAATTCGGCCTCTGGTATCTCTTTGCGAACGTGGCCGGAATCGGCGTTGGCTTCGTGTTCAACTATATTTTCGAGAGCCTGCTCACGTGGAAGGTTGCTCTCGGAAACTAA